In Chryseobacterium lactis, a single genomic region encodes these proteins:
- a CDS encoding HAL/PAL/TAL family ammonia-lyase: MKINNFLGLKDFQKIIIENEKIELDESLLSRVDTSFQFLKEFSKNKVIYGVNTGFGPMAQFKISDEDTHQLQYNLIRSHSSGIGNPLPAQEVKACMLARMNTLSLGNSGVHQSVIYLLQELINRDITPLIFEHGGVGASGDLVQLAHLALVLIGEGEVFYKGERKSTKDVFETEGLEPIKVEIREGLALMNGTSVMSGIGIVNAYKANQLTDISIRLSCAINEIVQAYDDHFSEALNATKRHYGQQKVAERMRAHLADSKLIRKREDHLYTHFEEQEKVFKEKVQEYYSLRCVPQILGPVLDTLEYTEKVLENEINSANDNPIINVEDQHVYHGGNFHGDYISLEMDKLKIVVTKLTMLAERQLNYLLNSKINEILPPFVNLGKLGFNFGMQGVQFTATSTTAESQMLSNSMYVHSIPNNNDNQDIVSMGTNAAVICRKVIENAFEVLAIEAITIIQAIEYLGFQDKISSSTKELYDDIRKIIPAFSSDMIMYPYLEEVKKYLKTM; the protein is encoded by the coding sequence ATGAAAATAAATAACTTTTTAGGACTGAAAGATTTTCAAAAAATTATTATTGAAAATGAAAAAATAGAACTGGATGAATCACTTTTATCGAGAGTAGATACAAGTTTTCAGTTTTTAAAGGAATTTTCAAAAAATAAAGTAATATATGGTGTGAATACCGGCTTTGGGCCGATGGCTCAATTCAAAATCAGTGACGAAGATACCCATCAGCTTCAGTATAATCTGATCAGAAGCCACTCTTCAGGAATTGGAAATCCTTTGCCTGCTCAGGAAGTGAAAGCTTGTATGCTGGCCAGAATGAATACTTTATCGCTAGGGAATTCCGGAGTGCACCAGTCTGTTATTTATCTTCTTCAGGAGTTAATTAACAGAGATATTACGCCATTGATCTTTGAACACGGAGGTGTAGGAGCAAGTGGAGATCTTGTTCAGCTGGCTCATTTGGCTCTGGTATTAATCGGAGAAGGAGAAGTTTTCTATAAAGGAGAAAGGAAATCTACAAAAGATGTTTTCGAAACGGAAGGCTTAGAACCTATTAAAGTAGAAATCCGTGAAGGACTTGCCTTGATGAACGGAACTTCCGTGATGTCGGGAATTGGTATTGTAAATGCTTATAAAGCAAACCAGCTGACAGATATTTCGATCAGACTTTCCTGTGCCATCAACGAAATCGTTCAGGCGTATGACGACCACTTCTCGGAGGCTTTGAACGCCACCAAAAGACATTACGGTCAGCAGAAAGTTGCGGAAAGAATGCGTGCTCATCTGGCAGACAGTAAATTAATAAGAAAAAGAGAAGATCATCTTTATACCCATTTTGAAGAACAGGAAAAAGTATTTAAAGAAAAAGTACAGGAGTATTATTCTTTACGATGCGTTCCACAGATTTTAGGACCTGTATTGGATACTTTGGAATATACTGAAAAGGTGCTGGAAAACGAAATCAATTCTGCCAACGATAATCCAATCATCAATGTGGAAGACCAGCATGTTTACCACGGAGGAAACTTCCACGGAGATTACATTTCTCTGGAAATGGATAAGCTTAAAATCGTGGTAACGAAGCTTACAATGCTTGCAGAAAGACAGTTGAACTATCTTTTGAATTCTAAAATCAACGAAATCTTGCCTCCTTTTGTAAATTTAGGTAAATTAGGTTTCAATTTCGGAATGCAAGGGGTACAGTTTACGGCAACTTCTACCACGGCGGAAAGCCAGATGTTATCGAATTCTATGTATGTTCATAGTATTCCAAACAATAATGATAATCAGGATATCGTTAGTATGGGTACCAATGCAGCGGTAATATGCAGAAAAGTAATTGAAAATGCTTTTGAAGTATTGGCCATTGAAGCGATTACAATCATTCAGGCTATTGAATATCTTGGTTTCCAGGATAAAATTTCATCCTCTACAAAAGAACTGTATGATGATATCAGAAAAATTATTCCGGCATTCTCCAGTGATATGATTATGTATCCATATCTGGAGGAAGTGAAGAAATATTTAAAAACCATGTAA
- a CDS encoding M23 family metallopeptidase: MKIFCKLILIVCFINSIVSQAQNYPQNYFRNPLNISMQLAANFGAVRSNHFHMGLDLRTNSQENLSVLAAADGYVSRIKVERYGFGNAVYITHPNGYTTVYAHLNKYYDKLDEYVKERQYKDEKWEQDITFQPGQFPVTKGQLIALSGNTGGSAGPHLHFEIRDTKTEECLNPLLFGFAIPDNVSPIISGLYWYDRRFSTYEPGANGIAVKKTGNIYSADIVRVNSPVISFAIKAVDKANQGFNLGIYQAELLMDGKLIYGFSIDKVSYDDTRFENGCIDYTKFSRDKMSIQHLSTLPGMKLQNYSTPNLTGIITLQDEEIHNIEIVLKDVKGNTSRLTTKVQLSGAANKAIPTGNNVLQPNEAKTITTQNAEINFSKSAVYDAVNFNANEKQDADPNVISSLINLHNPYVPVHDNYTVKIKPNRKLSQEEKDKVVLLFDYGSDTDAVKGKWNGDKAEGQFNRLGTVKLVLDNSLPSVSSGWKDGALVNGASLRLKGTTKIGDIISFRAELDGKWLRFSRVKNDFVYIFDEKCPKGSGSHTLKVTTINTAGNTNTQTFTFQR, translated from the coding sequence ATGAAAATCTTTTGTAAACTGATACTGATTGTTTGTTTCATAAACAGTATCGTCTCACAAGCTCAGAATTACCCACAAAATTATTTCCGGAATCCCTTGAATATTTCCATGCAGCTGGCTGCTAATTTTGGAGCGGTCCGTTCCAATCATTTTCATATGGGATTGGATCTTCGAACCAACAGTCAGGAAAACCTCTCTGTTCTTGCCGCAGCAGATGGCTATGTAAGCAGGATAAAAGTAGAACGATATGGTTTTGGAAATGCGGTTTATATCACCCATCCCAATGGATATACGACAGTGTATGCCCATTTAAATAAATATTACGATAAGCTTGATGAATACGTAAAAGAAAGACAGTATAAAGATGAAAAATGGGAGCAGGATATCACTTTTCAGCCCGGGCAATTTCCTGTCACAAAAGGGCAGTTAATTGCGTTAAGTGGTAATACAGGAGGTTCAGCCGGCCCGCATTTACATTTTGAAATAAGAGATACCAAAACAGAAGAATGCCTTAATCCATTGCTTTTTGGTTTTGCGATTCCCGATAATGTGTCCCCAATTATCAGTGGGTTGTATTGGTATGACAGACGTTTCAGTACTTATGAGCCGGGAGCAAACGGAATTGCAGTTAAAAAAACAGGAAATATTTACAGTGCAGATATTGTCAGAGTTAACTCTCCGGTAATAAGCTTTGCAATAAAAGCCGTAGATAAAGCAAATCAGGGATTTAATCTTGGAATTTATCAGGCAGAGTTGTTGATGGATGGTAAGTTAATCTATGGTTTTTCTATTGATAAAGTAAGCTATGACGATACCCGTTTTGAAAATGGTTGTATTGATTACACGAAATTTTCAAGAGACAAAATGAGTATCCAGCATTTATCTACTTTACCGGGAATGAAACTTCAGAATTACAGCACTCCCAATTTAACCGGAATTATCACCCTTCAGGATGAAGAGATTCACAACATTGAGATTGTTTTAAAAGATGTCAAAGGAAATACAAGCCGCCTGACGACCAAAGTTCAGCTTAGTGGTGCTGCAAATAAGGCAATCCCTACAGGTAATAATGTTCTGCAACCTAACGAAGCTAAAACTATTACGACCCAGAATGCTGAAATCAATTTCAGTAAAAGTGCAGTGTATGATGCTGTTAATTTTAACGCTAATGAAAAACAGGATGCTGACCCGAATGTAATTTCCAGTCTCATTAATCTGCACAATCCTTATGTACCGGTTCATGATAATTATACGGTGAAAATAAAACCGAACAGGAAGTTAAGTCAGGAAGAAAAAGATAAGGTAGTTCTTTTGTTTGATTATGGCAGCGATACCGATGCAGTAAAAGGAAAATGGAATGGTGATAAAGCAGAAGGGCAATTTAACAGATTGGGTACTGTAAAACTGGTATTGGACAACAGTTTACCTTCTGTTTCTTCCGGTTGGAAAGATGGAGCATTGGTGAACGGAGCTTCCTTACGATTAAAAGGCACTACCAAAATTGGTGATATCATCTCATTTCGGGCAGAGTTGGATGGGAAATGGCTTAGATTTTCCCGAGTGAAAAATGATTTTGTATATATTTTTGACGAAAAATGTCCAAAAGGTTCCGGTTCTCACACATTAAAAGTTACCACCATCAATACGGCAGGCAATACCAATACCCAAACATTTACGTTTCAGAGATAA
- a CDS encoding phenylacetate--CoA ligase family protein gives MEFHPSIEKSSTAEIKQFQEKKLHELLVYLENHSPFYQKLFRENNINIEDIKTLEDLQKIPMTTKNDLQQYNHDFFCIPPNKIVDYSTTSGTLGDPVTFGLSDNDLERLAYNEAISFACAGIQKGDVVQMITTIDKRFMAGLAYFLGLRKMGASVVRMGPGIPELQWDSIFRYQPKYLITVPSFLLKMIDYAEKHGVDYKNSSVYGAVCIGESIKNQDFTDNILSQKIKEKWNIKLFSTYASTEMSTAFTECEHQIGGHHHPELIITEILDDLGTPVNEGESGELTITTLGVEAIPLLRFKTGDIVKAHYEPCRCGRNTMRLGPVIGRMQQMIKYKGTTLYPPALNDILNDFNTILCHQIVIQSNEIGLDEIIIKISTNGESENFVNEVRDHFRAKLRVSPKIEIIEFDILSKIVFNPNSRKPITFIDLR, from the coding sequence TTGGAATTTCATCCTTCAATCGAAAAATCGAGTACCGCAGAGATTAAGCAGTTTCAGGAGAAAAAGCTTCACGAGCTGTTAGTTTATCTTGAAAATCATTCTCCTTTTTATCAGAAGCTGTTCAGGGAAAATAATATCAATATTGAAGATATTAAAACTCTGGAAGATCTGCAGAAAATTCCCATGACCACTAAGAATGATCTGCAACAATACAATCATGATTTTTTCTGTATTCCTCCAAATAAGATTGTGGATTATAGTACAACTTCCGGGACACTTGGTGATCCGGTAACATTTGGACTGTCTGATAATGACCTTGAAAGGCTGGCTTACAACGAAGCCATATCTTTTGCCTGTGCCGGTATTCAGAAAGGAGATGTAGTACAGATGATTACCACCATTGATAAAAGATTTATGGCCGGCCTTGCCTATTTTTTAGGATTAAGAAAAATGGGTGCGAGTGTGGTGAGAATGGGCCCGGGAATTCCTGAGCTGCAGTGGGATTCCATCTTCAGATATCAGCCTAAATATCTGATTACCGTTCCTTCTTTCTTACTGAAAATGATTGATTATGCAGAAAAACATGGCGTGGATTATAAAAACTCCAGTGTTTATGGTGCTGTGTGCATAGGAGAAAGTATCAAAAACCAGGATTTTACCGATAATATCCTGTCACAGAAAATAAAAGAAAAGTGGAATATCAAACTTTTCTCAACTTACGCTTCTACGGAGATGAGTACTGCCTTTACAGAATGTGAACATCAGATTGGAGGACACCATCATCCGGAATTAATCATTACAGAAATTCTCGATGATCTTGGAACTCCCGTGAACGAGGGCGAAAGTGGCGAGTTGACGATTACTACGTTGGGAGTAGAAGCAATTCCGTTGTTGAGATTCAAAACAGGAGATATTGTAAAAGCTCATTACGAACCATGCAGATGTGGTAGAAATACAATGAGACTGGGACCGGTAATCGGCAGAATGCAGCAAATGATCAAGTACAAAGGTACAACGCTCTATCCACCTGCTCTTAATGATATTTTGAATGATTTTAATACTATTTTGTGTCATCAGATCGTTATTCAATCGAATGAAATTGGTCTGGATGAGATTATCATTAAAATAAGTACAAACGGTGAATCAGAAAACTTCGTGAATGAGGTTCGGGATCATTTTCGTGCAAAATTAAGAGTAAGCCCGAAAATTGAAATCATCGAATTTGATATTTTATCTAAAATAGTTTTTAATCCCAACAGCAGAAAACCCATTACATTCATTGATTTAAGATAA
- the fabG gene encoding 3-oxoacyl-ACP reductase FabG, giving the protein MKCAIVTGGSRGIGRAICIKLAEEKNYHILINYTSNEAAAKETLAKVQELGATGEILKFDVGNTEETQTVLTDWQEKNPDAVVEVIVNNAGITRDGLFMWMQKEDWNSVINTSLDGFFNVTNFFIQKLLRNKYGRIINMVSVSGVKGTAGQTNYSAAKGALVGATKALAQEVAKRNVTVNAVAPGFIKTDMTQEFNEDELKAMIPANRFGEAEEVADLVAFLASKKASYITGEVININGGIYS; this is encoded by the coding sequence ATGAAATGTGCAATTGTAACAGGAGGCTCCCGCGGAATCGGGAGAGCGATCTGTATAAAACTGGCTGAAGAGAAAAACTATCACATACTGATCAACTACACTTCCAACGAAGCTGCGGCAAAGGAAACTCTTGCCAAAGTACAAGAACTTGGTGCCACCGGAGAAATCCTTAAATTTGATGTTGGTAATACGGAAGAAACACAAACTGTTCTGACAGACTGGCAGGAGAAAAACCCTGATGCAGTAGTAGAAGTCATTGTCAATAACGCAGGTATCACAAGAGATGGACTGTTTATGTGGATGCAGAAAGAAGACTGGAACAGTGTCATTAATACAAGTTTAGATGGGTTTTTCAATGTTACCAATTTCTTTATCCAAAAGCTGTTACGTAACAAATACGGAAGAATCATCAATATGGTTTCAGTTTCGGGGGTAAAAGGTACAGCCGGACAGACGAATTATTCTGCTGCAAAGGGTGCTTTGGTAGGAGCAACAAAAGCTCTCGCACAAGAGGTTGCCAAAAGAAATGTTACTGTGAATGCGGTAGCTCCAGGTTTTATCAAAACAGATATGACTCAGGAGTTTAATGAAGATGAACTTAAGGCCATGATTCCTGCCAACAGATTTGGTGAGGCAGAAGAAGTCGCTGATCTTGTCGCATTTTTAGCTTCAAAAAAAGCTTCATACATTACAGGAGAAGTGATTAATATTAACGGAGGAATTTATTCATAA
- a CDS encoding acyl carrier protein, whose product MERGKIVAIVNDFLVNEFEVDGDEISNEANLKTTLGLDSLDYIDMVVVIESNFGVKLGEADFKKMVTFDDFYTTIENKIAEKNA is encoded by the coding sequence ATGGAAAGGGGAAAAATTGTTGCTATCGTAAATGATTTTTTAGTGAACGAATTCGAAGTAGACGGAGACGAGATCAGCAACGAAGCAAATCTTAAAACAACATTAGGCTTAGACAGCTTAGATTATATTGATATGGTAGTGGTTATCGAATCTAATTTTGGAGTGAAATTGGGAGAAGCCGATTTCAAAAAAATGGTGACATTCGATGATTTCTATACAACGATTGAAAATAAGATTGCTGAAAAAAACGCGTAA
- a CDS encoding beta-ketoacyl-[acyl-carrier-protein] synthase family protein: MENRVVITGMGIYSCIGTSLEEVRESLYQGKSGIILDQDRKEFGFRSGLTGVVPKPDLKNLLNRRQRVSMGEESEYAFMATTDALKQANLDETFLDSHEVGILYGNDSVSQAVVESIDIAREKKDTTLMGSGAIFKSMNSTVTMNLSTIFKLKGINLTISAACASGSHSLGLAYMMIKNGFQDMIICGGAQETNKYSMASFDGLGVFSAREDEPTKASRPFDAGRDGLIPSGGAASLIVESLESAQRRGVPIIAEIIGYGFSSNGGHISTPNVDGPALAMNRALQQSGLKASDIDYINAHATSTPIGDANEAKAIYEIFGSEVPVSSTKSMTGHECWMAGASEVIYSILMMQNDFVAPNINLENPDNEIAKINLVAKTKNQKIDVFLSNSFGFGGTNSALIVKKFD; this comes from the coding sequence ATGGAAAATAGGGTTGTAATTACCGGAATGGGAATTTATTCCTGCATCGGGACATCTTTAGAAGAGGTCAGGGAATCCCTATACCAAGGAAAATCCGGTATTATTTTAGATCAGGATAGAAAAGAATTCGGTTTCAGGTCAGGGCTTACAGGCGTTGTTCCCAAGCCGGATCTTAAAAATCTCCTGAACAGACGTCAGCGTGTGAGTATGGGCGAAGAAAGCGAATATGCTTTCATGGCTACTACCGATGCGTTGAAACAGGCGAATCTTGACGAAACATTTTTAGATTCTCATGAAGTAGGAATTTTATACGGAAATGACAGTGTTTCCCAGGCAGTCGTAGAATCTATAGACATTGCAAGGGAAAAGAAAGATACAACATTGATGGGATCGGGAGCGATTTTCAAATCAATGAACTCTACGGTGACCATGAACCTTTCCACGATTTTTAAATTAAAAGGAATCAATCTTACCATCAGTGCAGCCTGTGCAAGCGGATCTCATTCTCTGGGATTGGCTTATATGATGATTAAGAATGGTTTTCAGGATATGATTATCTGTGGCGGCGCTCAGGAAACCAATAAATATTCCATGGCAAGTTTTGATGGATTAGGAGTGTTCTCCGCCAGAGAAGATGAGCCTACGAAAGCATCAAGACCTTTTGATGCCGGAAGAGACGGCTTGATTCCTAGTGGAGGAGCGGCATCTTTAATCGTTGAAAGTTTAGAATCTGCTCAAAGAAGGGGAGTTCCGATTATTGCTGAAATTATCGGCTACGGGTTCTCTTCAAACGGAGGGCATATTTCGACACCCAATGTTGACGGGCCGGCTTTAGCAATGAACAGAGCCTTACAACAATCGGGATTAAAGGCTTCAGATATCGATTATATCAATGCGCATGCAACTTCTACTCCCATTGGTGACGCCAATGAGGCAAAAGCGATCTATGAGATTTTTGGAAGCGAAGTTCCGGTAAGTTCTACCAAATCTATGACAGGACACGAGTGCTGGATGGCCGGCGCAAGTGAAGTTATCTACTCAATTCTGATGATGCAGAATGATTTTGTAGCCCCTAATATTAATCTGGAAAATCCTGATAATGAGATTGCAAAGATAAATTTAGTCGCAAAAACAAAAAATCAAAAAATTGATGTATTTTTGTCGAATTCTTTTGGTTTTGGGGGAACCAATTCTGCATTAATAGTTAAAAAATTTGATTAA
- a CDS encoding phytoene desaturase family protein, with the protein MKKEYDILVIGSGLGGLVSALILAKEGLSVCVLEKNNQYGGNLQTFSRDKLIFDTGVHYLGGLSEGQNLNRFFTYLEIMEDLELQKMDEDGYDRISFDDDTIEYPHAQGYENFVEQLTRYFPEEKENLENYCEEIQYVCSQFPRYHVVGKDHYNEEILHLNTKRFIESVTSDKKLQAVLLGSNFLYAGDSENVPFYVHALTVNSYIQSAYKCVKGGSQISKLLIRKLREYGAEVHKHAEVSEFIFNENNVLTSVKTANEKEYAAKQFISNIEIRSTIRLIGEERLKKSFLNRVLSWKPVPSCFSVYLILKPHSLPNFNYNIYHYSSEDHVWNASRYQKKAWPETYMLSSTPSKHHPEFAESMTAISYMDFDEVKKWEKTFNTVADEHERGEQYEKFKLEKTERMLDALEKRIPNLRRAIKNIYTSSPLSYRDYIGSFEGNMYGYMKNSDNPLKTMVSPRTKIDNLFLTGQSVNMHGILGVTIGAFNTCAEIVGKNLIDERLTQMIKNTDGK; encoded by the coding sequence TTGAAGAAAGAATATGACATACTTGTAATCGGCAGCGGATTGGGAGGTCTTGTTTCGGCTCTTATTTTGGCGAAAGAAGGACTAAGTGTCTGTGTGCTGGAGAAAAACAACCAGTATGGGGGGAATCTTCAAACTTTTTCACGGGATAAACTTATTTTCGATACCGGAGTTCATTACTTAGGCGGTCTTTCTGAAGGTCAGAATCTTAACCGGTTCTTTACCTATCTCGAAATCATGGAAGATCTTGAGCTTCAGAAAATGGATGAGGACGGGTATGACAGGATCTCATTTGATGATGATACTATAGAATATCCTCATGCGCAGGGATACGAAAATTTTGTAGAACAGCTCACCCGATATTTTCCCGAAGAAAAAGAAAACCTTGAAAATTATTGTGAAGAAATTCAGTATGTCTGCAGTCAGTTTCCGAGATATCATGTAGTTGGAAAAGACCATTACAATGAGGAAATTCTTCATTTAAATACCAAAAGATTTATAGAATCCGTTACATCTGATAAAAAACTTCAGGCGGTCTTATTGGGTTCTAATTTTTTGTACGCCGGAGATTCTGAGAATGTTCCTTTCTATGTGCATGCCCTTACGGTGAATTCATACATCCAAAGTGCTTACAAATGTGTAAAAGGAGGAAGCCAGATTTCTAAACTGTTGATCAGGAAACTTCGTGAATACGGGGCAGAAGTCCACAAACATGCTGAGGTTTCTGAGTTCATTTTTAATGAAAATAATGTGCTGACATCGGTAAAAACAGCAAATGAAAAAGAATATGCTGCCAAGCAATTTATTTCCAATATTGAAATCCGTTCCACCATTCGGCTGATTGGAGAGGAAAGGTTAAAAAAATCTTTTCTGAACAGGGTTTTAAGCTGGAAGCCGGTTCCTTCATGCTTCAGTGTTTATTTGATTTTAAAACCTCACAGTCTTCCAAATTTCAATTATAATATCTATCATTATTCCTCGGAAGATCACGTTTGGAATGCTTCCCGCTATCAAAAAAAGGCATGGCCTGAAACGTATATGCTTTCATCAACACCATCAAAACATCATCCTGAGTTTGCAGAAAGTATGACTGCGATTTCATATATGGATTTTGATGAGGTTAAAAAGTGGGAAAAAACGTTCAATACTGTAGCTGATGAACATGAAAGAGGAGAGCAATACGAAAAATTTAAGCTGGAAAAGACAGAGCGGATGCTCGATGCCTTAGAAAAAAGAATTCCTAATTTAAGACGGGCAATTAAAAATATTTATACCTCTTCACCGCTGTCTTATCGTGATTATATCGGAAGTTTTGAGGGAAATATGTATGGATATATGAAAAACTCAGATAATCCTCTTAAAACCATGGTTTCCCCCCGTACGAAAATAGATAATCTTTTTTTGACAGGCCAGTCGGTGAACATGCACGGAATTCTGGGGGTAACAATCGGGGCTTTTAATACCTGTGCTGAAATTGTAGGAAAAAATTTGATCGATGAAAGATTAACACAAATGATTAAAAATACTGATGGGAAGTAA
- a CDS encoding NAD(P)/FAD-dependent oxidoreductase has translation MSKEFVDVLVIGAGPSGCVSSSYLKKNNVNVKVVEKTKFPRLVVGESLIPRVMDHFDEAGLFPALDKMGFEKKLGARFLRGDEVCIFDFSNKFGDGWDWTWQVPRADFDNTLAQEVINKGIDLEFETEVIDIQFNGTDSVTTVRSKDGETKEIHAKFVIDSSGYGRVLPKLLNLEKPSKLSPHSAIFSHVQDVNREEGEEGTLISFDIIETEVWLWVIPFSNGNTSVGIVGPTDYIEKLSENGDTTEALKKAISLSDYYVKRFGSVDFLFEPKHLKDYSCSVKSLFGDGFALTGNASEFLDPVFSSGMAFATESGMLAAKLALRQLNGETINWQTEYSDYILYGVDVFTTYVKEWYTGNLQELFFHQPENPDVKKKICAVLAGYVWNKENPFVKKHDTVIKNLANLIKLEKQEQN, from the coding sequence ATGAGCAAAGAATTTGTTGACGTTCTTGTAATCGGAGCTGGACCTTCCGGATGCGTGTCTTCTTCATACTTAAAGAAGAACAACGTCAACGTGAAAGTTGTTGAAAAGACAAAATTTCCCAGGCTGGTAGTTGGTGAAAGCTTAATTCCGAGGGTTATGGATCACTTTGACGAGGCCGGACTTTTCCCTGCTTTAGATAAAATGGGCTTTGAAAAAAAGCTCGGCGCACGTTTCCTTCGCGGAGATGAAGTCTGCATTTTTGATTTCAGCAACAAATTCGGCGACGGCTGGGACTGGACCTGGCAGGTTCCGAGAGCTGATTTTGATAATACTCTTGCTCAGGAAGTTATCAATAAAGGAATTGATCTTGAATTTGAAACTGAAGTTATTGATATTCAATTCAATGGTACAGATTCAGTTACTACGGTAAGAAGCAAGGATGGTGAAACAAAAGAGATCCATGCTAAGTTTGTTATCGATTCAAGTGGTTACGGAAGAGTGCTTCCCAAATTATTAAACCTTGAAAAACCATCAAAACTTTCTCCTCATTCTGCCATCTTTTCTCATGTACAGGACGTCAACAGAGAGGAAGGTGAAGAAGGCACTTTGATTTCTTTTGATATTATTGAAACTGAAGTCTGGCTTTGGGTAATTCCTTTTTCCAACGGAAATACAAGTGTAGGAATTGTAGGGCCAACTGATTATATTGAAAAATTATCTGAAAACGGAGATACCACCGAAGCTTTAAAAAAGGCAATCTCTCTTTCGGATTATTATGTGAAACGTTTTGGAAGTGTAGATTTCCTTTTTGAACCAAAACATTTAAAAGATTATTCCTGTTCGGTAAAAAGTCTTTTCGGAGATGGATTTGCTTTAACGGGAAATGCTTCTGAATTCCTTGATCCGGTATTTTCTTCAGGAATGGCTTTTGCCACAGAATCCGGAATGCTGGCTGCCAAGCTGGCCTTAAGACAATTGAATGGGGAAACGATCAACTGGCAAACGGAATATAGCGATTACATTCTTTATGGAGTAGATGTTTTCACAACGTATGTAAAGGAATGGTATACCGGAAACCTCCAGGAATTATTCTTCCACCAACCAGAAAATCCGGATGTAAAGAAAAAGATCTGCGCCGTATTGGCAGGATATGTATGGAATAAGGAAAATCCCTTTGTGAAGAAGCATGATACGGTGATTAAGAATCTCGCGAACCTCATCAAATTAGAAAAACAGGAACAAAATTAA
- a CDS encoding LpxL/LpxP family acyltransferase, with product MNKWKGKSKGTVSGYRIFVWCIRNIGIKSSYFVLYFVAAYYTLFQKKSNQYILYYFQRRLSYGYWKAKSSIFKSYFTFGKILIDKTAISAGLREKYTYEFDGIENLRNLLAAKKGGVLISAHIGNFEIAEHFFADIDFDCQINLVTTDQEVTVIKEYLETVAVKKSNIKFIYVREDMSHIFEINQALSNNELICFTGDRYFEGSKYLEAELLGKSARFPAGPFLIASRLGVPVVYVYVMKEKNLHYHLYARVAQNIKNRDSQGLLQSYVQNLEVMVKKYPLQWFNYFDFWDDVD from the coding sequence ATGAACAAGTGGAAAGGTAAATCTAAAGGGACGGTATCGGGATACAGAATATTCGTCTGGTGTATTAGAAATATCGGGATCAAAAGTTCATATTTCGTATTATACTTTGTAGCTGCGTACTACACACTCTTTCAGAAGAAAAGTAACCAATATATTCTTTACTATTTCCAGAGAAGATTGAGCTATGGATATTGGAAAGCAAAATCTTCAATATTTAAAAGCTATTTCACATTCGGAAAAATTCTTATTGATAAAACGGCGATCTCTGCCGGGTTAAGAGAAAAATATACCTACGAATTTGATGGGATTGAAAACCTGAGAAACCTTTTAGCAGCCAAAAAGGGAGGGGTTTTGATCAGTGCTCATATCGGTAATTTTGAAATTGCTGAACACTTTTTTGCAGATATTGATTTCGATTGCCAGATTAATCTGGTTACTACAGATCAGGAAGTTACAGTGATCAAAGAATATCTTGAAACGGTAGCTGTTAAAAAAAGTAATATTAAATTCATTTATGTCAGAGAAGATATGTCGCATATCTTTGAAATCAATCAGGCATTATCCAACAACGAACTCATTTGCTTTACGGGAGACCGTTATTTTGAAGGATCTAAATATCTTGAAGCAGAACTGCTGGGGAAAAGTGCCAGATTTCCTGCCGGTCCTTTTCTGATCGCTTCCCGACTGGGCGTACCCGTAGTATATGTGTATGTAATGAAGGAAAAAAATCTTCATTATCATCTCTATGCCCGTGTTGCACAGAATATTAAAAATCGCGATTCACAAGGACTTCTGCAGTCTTATGTTCAAAATCTGGAGGTGATGGTAAAAAAATATCCTCTCCAGTGGTTTAATTATTTCGATTTTTGGGATGATGTTGATTAA